A genomic region of Sulfobacillus acidophilus DSM 10332 contains the following coding sequences:
- a CDS encoding (p)ppGpp synthetase I, SpoT/RelA (PFAM: HD domain; TGS domain; Region found in RelA / SpoT proteins~TIGRFAM: (p)ppGpp synthetase, RelA/SpoT family~COGs: COG0317 Guanosine polyphosphate pyrophosphohydrolase/synthetase~InterProIPR006674:IPR007685:IPR004095:IPR002912:IPR 003607:IPR004811~KEGG: sth:STH2437 GTP pyrophosphokinase~PFAM: RelA/SpoT; Metal-dependent phosphohydrolase, HD region, subdomain; TGS; Amino acid-binding ACT~PRIAM: GTP diphosphokinase~SMART: Metal-dependent phosphohydrolase, HD region~SPTR: GTP pyrophosphokinase;~TIGRFAM: RelA/SpoT protein), translating into MTGTDFIEQFGFRPHSPEADQIIRAIEFADEAHRGQSRASGEPYIAHPLAVAGILADLKMDTPTIVAALLHDVVEDTAYTLADIESRFGTEVAQLVDGVTKLDRLEVRTQEEEQAENLRKMFLAMAKDIRVILIKLADRLHNMRTLKHLPQDRVTRIAKETMEIYAPLAHRLGIFRIKWELEDLAFQYLQPAAYQEMKELVAKKRQEREAAVDAVIQELKDRLDASGMVSEVSGRAKHLYSIYQKMHKQGKDFGQIYDLVAVRVLVESVKDCYAVLGLVHSLWKPVPGRFKDYIAMPKSNLYQSLHTTVIGPHGEPLEVQIRTFEMHHTAEYGIAAHWRYKEGSSKADRDFEQKLSWLRQLLEWQRDMRDAAEFMETLKVDLFSDEVFVFTPKGDVIDLPAGATPVDFAYRIHTDIGHHCVGAKVNGRIVPLATPLESGDIVEILVNRKSPGPSVDWLNIVRTSQAKTRIRQWLRRERRQEHLARGQEIWERELKRSGLTVSPERLGDMVRRLGYNSLDDLMVGLSEGSVNPLSVISRVKDEIARQAAQTAVTVKTPRPEPRRPRPESGGEILVRGQGRMLTRLARCCQPVPGDPIIGYLTRGRGVSVHRLGCPNEKELSRDPDRLIEVSWDIAEAEQASHPVELRVYAWDRAGLLADVANVVADSNIISASAKGFRDRTAVVDVRLEVKNLAQLNQLIGRLENLPYVQRVDRVSRERA; encoded by the coding sequence ATGACTGGCACAGATTTTATTGAGCAGTTCGGTTTTCGACCCCATTCCCCGGAAGCCGACCAAATCATCCGGGCGATCGAATTTGCCGACGAAGCGCATCGAGGACAAAGCCGAGCCTCAGGCGAACCTTATATTGCCCATCCGCTGGCCGTCGCAGGCATTTTGGCGGACCTCAAGATGGATACGCCGACGATTGTGGCCGCCTTGTTGCATGACGTGGTGGAGGATACGGCGTATACGCTGGCCGACATCGAGAGCCGATTTGGTACTGAAGTGGCGCAATTGGTGGATGGGGTCACCAAACTGGATCGGTTGGAAGTGCGGACGCAGGAAGAGGAACAAGCCGAGAATTTGCGCAAAATGTTTTTGGCCATGGCCAAGGACATTCGCGTCATTCTGATTAAGTTGGCAGACCGGTTGCACAACATGCGCACCTTGAAGCATTTGCCTCAAGACCGAGTCACCCGGATTGCCAAAGAGACGATGGAGATATATGCCCCGTTGGCGCATCGGCTCGGGATATTTCGGATTAAATGGGAGCTGGAGGATTTAGCGTTTCAATATCTCCAACCCGCCGCTTATCAGGAAATGAAAGAACTCGTGGCCAAAAAACGCCAGGAGCGCGAAGCGGCGGTCGACGCGGTGATTCAAGAATTGAAAGATCGGCTGGATGCGTCGGGTATGGTAAGTGAGGTGTCCGGCCGGGCCAAACATCTTTACAGCATTTATCAAAAAATGCATAAACAGGGTAAAGATTTCGGCCAAATCTACGACTTGGTCGCCGTTCGCGTATTGGTGGAATCGGTGAAAGATTGTTATGCCGTATTGGGGTTGGTCCACTCGTTATGGAAACCGGTTCCGGGACGGTTTAAGGACTATATCGCGATGCCGAAGTCTAATCTCTACCAGAGCCTCCATACGACGGTCATCGGGCCTCATGGCGAGCCCCTAGAAGTACAAATCCGGACGTTCGAAATGCACCATACGGCCGAATACGGAATTGCTGCCCACTGGCGATACAAAGAAGGCAGCAGTAAAGCCGACCGTGATTTCGAGCAAAAGTTATCCTGGTTGCGGCAGTTGCTCGAATGGCAGCGTGACATGCGCGATGCCGCCGAATTCATGGAGACCTTGAAAGTCGATTTGTTTAGCGACGAGGTCTTTGTGTTCACCCCGAAGGGCGATGTGATTGATTTGCCGGCGGGGGCCACGCCCGTGGATTTTGCCTATCGCATTCATACCGATATCGGCCATCATTGTGTCGGGGCGAAAGTCAACGGGCGTATTGTGCCGTTGGCCACCCCGCTGGAAAGTGGAGATATCGTCGAGATCCTGGTGAATCGGAAGTCGCCCGGCCCCAGTGTCGATTGGCTCAACATCGTCCGGACGTCGCAGGCCAAAACCCGGATTCGGCAATGGCTGCGGCGGGAGCGGCGGCAAGAGCATCTGGCTCGCGGACAAGAAATTTGGGAGCGTGAATTGAAACGGTCAGGTCTAACCGTGTCTCCGGAGCGTCTAGGCGACATGGTTCGACGGCTTGGGTATAATTCTCTCGATGACCTGATGGTGGGATTAAGCGAGGGCAGTGTAAATCCGCTTTCGGTTATCTCACGAGTCAAAGACGAGATTGCCCGGCAAGCGGCGCAAACCGCGGTTACGGTGAAGACGCCGCGGCCGGAGCCTCGTCGGCCCCGACCGGAAAGCGGCGGAGAAATTTTGGTCCGAGGTCAAGGGCGCATGTTGACTCGACTGGCCCGATGTTGTCAGCCGGTTCCGGGGGATCCGATTATTGGCTATTTAACCCGTGGCCGGGGGGTGTCGGTGCATCGGTTGGGATGTCCTAACGAAAAGGAGCTGAGCCGGGATCCGGATCGCCTGATAGAAGTCAGTTGGGATATTGCGGAAGCCGAGCAGGCATCTCATCCCGTCGAGTTACGGGTGTACGCCTGGGACCGGGCGGGACTTTTGGCGGATGTGGCCAACGTGGTCGCCGACTCAAATATTATTTCGGCGTCCGCCAAGGGATTTCGCGATCGGACGGCGGTGGTCGACGTGCGCCTGGAGGTCAAAAACTTGGCGCAACTCAACCAATTGATTGGACGGTTAGAAAACTTGCCTTATGTCCAGCGGGTCGATCGCGTGAGTCGGGAGCGTGCGTAG
- a CDS encoding D-tyrosyl-tRNA(Tyr) deacylase (PFAM: D-Tyr-tRNA(Tyr) deacylase~TIGRFAM: D-tyrosyl-tRNA(Tyr) deacylase~COGs: COG1490 D-Tyr-tRNAtyr deacylase~HAMAP: D-tyrosyl-tRNA(Tyr) deacylase~InterPro IPR003732~KEGG: dge:Dgeo_1517 D-tyrosyl-tRNA(Tyr) deacylase~PFAM: D-tyrosyl-tRNA(Tyr) deacylase~SPTR: D-tyrosyl-tRNA(Tyr) deacylase;~TIGRFAM: D-tyrosyl-tRNA(Tyr) deacylase), translated as MRAVIQRVTEATCRVDGQVTGAIRQGLVVLLGVAPSDTIEVADWMADKICRLRVFSDDDGKMRYSVQDVGGSLLVISQFTLYGDIRRGNRPDFKAAAPREVAEPLYEHFIFACRQHRVTVATGVFGAHMDIQLVNSGPVTMQIDSNEVMWGDSPRISTAQGHA; from the coding sequence GTGCGAGCAGTCATTCAACGGGTCACGGAAGCCACGTGTCGAGTGGACGGGCAGGTCACGGGTGCCATTCGGCAGGGCTTGGTGGTGTTGCTGGGGGTCGCCCCTTCGGATACCATCGAAGTCGCGGACTGGATGGCCGACAAGATTTGTCGGCTACGGGTGTTTTCCGATGACGACGGTAAAATGCGCTATTCGGTTCAGGACGTCGGGGGCAGCCTTTTGGTGATCTCCCAATTTACGTTGTACGGTGATATCCGTCGCGGCAACCGACCGGACTTTAAAGCGGCCGCCCCTCGGGAAGTGGCCGAGCCGTTATATGAACATTTTATTTTCGCGTGTCGGCAGCATCGGGTGACGGTGGCTACCGGAGTGTTCGGGGCTCATATGGACATTCAGTTGGTCAATTCCGGCCCGGTTACGATGCAAATTGACAGCAATGAGGTGATGTGGGGTGATAGCCCCCGAATATCAACGGCCCAAGGGCACGCGTGA
- a CDS encoding histidyl-tRNA synthetase (PFAM: Anticodon binding domain; tRNA synthetase class II core domain (G, H, P, S and T)~TIGRFAM: histidyl-tRNA synthetase~COGs: COG0124 Histidyl-tRNA synthetase~HAMAP: Histidyl-tRNA synthetase, class IIa, subgroup~InterPro IPR015807:IPR002314:IPR004154~KEGG: tmr:Tmar_1241 histidyl-tRNA synthetase~PFAM: Aminoacyl-tRNA synthetase, class II (G/ H/ P/ S), conserved region; Anticodon-binding~PRIAM: Histidine--tRNA ligase~SPTR: Histidyl-tRNA synthetase;~TIGRFAM: Histidyl-tRNA synthetase, class IIa, subgroup), with the protein MIAPEYQRPKGTRDVIAPESWQFEAMRRLALDLAARYGYDPIETPIFEQSPVFLRVGESTDIVQHESYRFVDVGGDDLTLRPEGTAAVARAYVQLGLATAPQPVRLCYFGPMFRRERPAAGRYRQHTQFGVECYGSEAPEADAEVILLAMQVVDAAGLKDPQVRLNSLGCAVCRPRYREALIAYYTDRRSELCDDCQVRLNQNPLRLLDCKVDVGIRQQAPDIQDYWCDGCRTHFDRLTGILAASGRHVTRDKHLVRGLDYYTRTVFEVGHPSLGDQVALFGGGRYDGLTASLGGPSVPAVGFGMGIERLLSALPQALATPEPRRVYCAHLPGFAERAFLLAEALRRQGIAAEADILNRSLKAQLKDAGRRASVAVIVGGQEWDQGQVVVKDLAAGRQITVDRTELLTYLAADGEEQEDSRNT; encoded by the coding sequence GTGATAGCCCCCGAATATCAACGGCCCAAGGGCACGCGTGATGTGATTGCCCCGGAATCCTGGCAGTTTGAAGCCATGCGGCGGTTGGCCCTCGACCTGGCCGCCCGTTATGGCTATGATCCCATCGAAACACCCATCTTTGAGCAGTCGCCGGTCTTTTTGCGGGTCGGCGAAAGTACGGATATTGTGCAACACGAAAGCTATCGGTTTGTCGATGTGGGGGGAGATGACCTTACCCTCCGGCCGGAAGGCACTGCTGCGGTGGCCCGTGCCTACGTGCAACTGGGCTTGGCGACCGCCCCGCAGCCCGTTCGCCTCTGCTATTTTGGACCGATGTTCCGCCGCGAACGTCCGGCCGCCGGGCGTTACCGACAACATACGCAATTTGGGGTGGAATGTTACGGATCCGAAGCGCCCGAGGCGGACGCCGAGGTGATTCTCTTGGCGATGCAGGTCGTGGATGCGGCCGGGCTGAAAGATCCCCAAGTGCGGCTGAATTCGCTGGGTTGTGCCGTTTGCCGTCCGCGCTATCGTGAGGCGTTGATTGCGTATTATACCGATCGGCGTTCCGAGCTATGTGATGATTGCCAAGTCCGACTCAACCAAAATCCGTTACGGCTTTTGGATTGTAAAGTGGACGTGGGCATTCGCCAACAAGCGCCGGATATTCAGGATTACTGGTGCGACGGCTGCCGCACCCATTTTGATCGATTAACCGGTATTTTGGCCGCTTCCGGTCGTCACGTCACCCGTGACAAGCATTTGGTGCGCGGCTTGGACTACTATACGCGAACCGTGTTCGAGGTCGGGCATCCCAGTCTAGGCGATCAGGTCGCCTTATTTGGCGGAGGGCGCTATGACGGGTTAACCGCCAGCTTAGGGGGGCCGTCGGTACCGGCGGTCGGCTTCGGCATGGGCATCGAACGATTGTTGTCCGCGCTGCCGCAGGCGTTGGCCACGCCGGAACCGCGGCGCGTGTACTGCGCCCACTTACCCGGATTTGCGGAGCGCGCCTTTCTTTTGGCGGAAGCGCTGCGGCGTCAAGGGATCGCGGCCGAGGCGGATATCCTGAACCGCTCGTTGAAAGCGCAGTTAAAGGATGCCGGTCGGCGGGCATCGGTGGCGGTCATCGTGGGTGGTCAGGAGTGGGACCAAGGGCAGGTGGTGGTCAAAGATCTGGCCGCCGGTCGCCAAATCACCGTGGACCGAACGGAATTGTTGACCTATTTGGCAGCAGACGGGGAAGAACAGGAGGATTCCAGGAACACATGA
- a CDS encoding aspartyl-tRNA synthetase (PFAM: GAD domain; tRNA synthetases class II (D, K and N); OB-fold nucleic acid binding domain~TIGRFAM: aspartyl-tRNA synthetase, bacterial type~COGs: COG0173 Aspartyl-tRNA synthetase~InterPro IPR004365:IPR004364:IPR004115:IPR004524~KEGG: mta:Moth_1676 aspartyl-tRNA synthetase~PFAM: Aminoacyl-tRNA synthetase, class II (D/K/N); Nucleic acid binding, OB-fold, tRNA/helicase-type; GAD domain~PRIAM: Aspartate--tRNA ligase~SPTR: Aspartyl-tRNA synthetase;~TIGRFAM: Aspartyl-tRNA synthetase, class IIb, bacterial/mitochondrial type) yields MTGRSHYASEVTEALIGKTVRVAGWVHRRRDHGGLVFVDIRDRTGLVQVVSEPDKPGFAALEQVRSEFVVSVEGVVRARPAGMVNAQIRSGAVEIVPVAVDILSTAQTPPFNLAEANQVDELLRLKYRYLDLRRSELAQNFLLRNQVLMAVRQFFHREGFWDVETPSLARSTPEGARDFLVPSRLQPGLFYALPQSPQIFKQLLMVAGFDRYYQIAKVFRDEDLRADRQPEFTQIDVEMSFMDQEQILSLMEELLRYVFAETLGVTLPPFPRLSWHEAMHLYGSDKPDLRAGPPLVTLTDTAHQLDWALLAEAPSVVGVVIPQYQPSRKELDQWVEEAKDLGVGGLIWIVYGDTLRSSAAKWLKDEGLKGFAEASGLKPGDTLLVVAGEPSVTYPAAGQLRLAVARKTERLNDGWHFLWVTQFPLFEWSQEENRLVSAHHPFTMPMVEDLPRLETDPLSVRSQAYDVVLNGTELASGSLRIYQPELQARIFEILGLSAEEIEQKFGFLLKAFQYGAPPHGGIAFGLDRLLMLMAGAQSIRDVIAFPKTARGTDPLMEAPSPVDPRQLEDVHLRIVR; encoded by the coding sequence ATGACGGGACGATCGCATTATGCGAGTGAGGTAACGGAGGCGCTCATCGGGAAAACCGTTCGCGTGGCCGGTTGGGTTCATCGGCGGCGCGACCACGGTGGATTGGTTTTTGTCGATATCCGGGATCGCACCGGATTGGTACAGGTGGTTAGCGAACCCGATAAGCCCGGTTTTGCCGCCTTGGAACAAGTTCGTAGCGAATTTGTCGTCAGTGTGGAGGGGGTGGTCCGGGCACGCCCGGCCGGTATGGTGAATGCCCAGATTCGGTCGGGGGCGGTGGAAATTGTTCCGGTGGCGGTAGACATTTTGTCGACAGCCCAAACCCCGCCGTTTAATTTGGCCGAGGCGAACCAAGTCGACGAACTTTTGCGGCTCAAATACCGGTATCTGGATCTCCGGCGGAGTGAGTTGGCCCAAAACTTTCTGCTACGGAACCAGGTATTGATGGCGGTCCGGCAGTTCTTTCATCGCGAGGGATTTTGGGACGTGGAGACCCCGTCGTTGGCGCGGTCGACTCCCGAGGGGGCGCGCGACTTTTTGGTTCCCAGCCGGTTACAACCGGGTTTGTTTTATGCCTTGCCGCAAAGTCCCCAGATATTTAAGCAGCTATTGATGGTAGCGGGGTTTGATCGCTACTACCAGATCGCGAAAGTTTTTCGGGATGAAGATTTACGGGCCGACCGACAACCGGAATTTACCCAAATTGATGTCGAAATGTCCTTTATGGATCAAGAACAAATCCTGTCGTTGATGGAAGAGCTTTTGCGGTATGTGTTTGCTGAGACCCTTGGGGTCACGCTCCCCCCGTTCCCGCGACTGAGCTGGCATGAGGCCATGCACCTTTACGGGTCGGACAAGCCGGATCTGCGGGCGGGGCCTCCATTGGTCACGTTAACCGATACCGCCCACCAGCTTGATTGGGCCTTATTGGCCGAGGCGCCCAGTGTGGTGGGGGTCGTCATTCCCCAATATCAGCCGTCTCGTAAAGAGCTCGATCAGTGGGTGGAAGAGGCTAAAGATCTCGGGGTCGGCGGATTAATTTGGATCGTCTACGGCGACACCTTGCGATCGTCGGCCGCCAAATGGCTGAAAGACGAAGGGCTTAAAGGGTTTGCCGAGGCCAGCGGGTTGAAGCCCGGCGACACCTTGTTGGTGGTGGCCGGTGAACCGTCGGTTACCTATCCGGCGGCCGGGCAACTGCGCTTGGCGGTGGCCCGCAAAACCGAGCGTTTGAACGACGGTTGGCATTTTTTGTGGGTAACGCAGTTTCCTTTATTTGAATGGTCCCAGGAGGAAAATCGGTTAGTGTCCGCGCATCATCCGTTTACTATGCCGATGGTGGAGGATTTACCGCGGTTAGAGACCGATCCCTTGAGCGTCCGTTCCCAAGCCTATGATGTGGTGCTGAACGGCACGGAGTTAGCGTCGGGAAGCCTTAGAATCTACCAACCGGAACTCCAAGCCCGGATTTTTGAAATATTGGGGTTGAGCGCCGAGGAGATTGAGCAAAAGTTTGGCTTTTTGCTGAAGGCCTTTCAATATGGGGCGCCGCCGCATGGAGGTATTGCGTTTGGTTTGGATCGGCTTCTCATGTTGATGGCCGGAGCCCAAAGTATTCGCGACGTGATTGCTTTTCCGAAAACGGCGCGAGGTACCGATCCGCTCATGGAGGCACCGAGCCCGGTTGATCCTCGGCAATTGGAGGACGTGCATCTTCGCATCGTCCGGTAA
- a CDS encoding membrane protein of unknown function (PFAM: Membrane protein of unknown function~InterPro IPR007165~KEGG: bts:Btus_2298 membrane protein of unknown function~PFAM: Membrane protein of unknown function~SPTR: Putative uncharacterized protein), translating into MNWVGAVIRFIVAALVLMLLGYIVPGFSHLSFWSALLAALVIALIGYIVEALFGRSASPYGRGIVGFLVSAAVIYIAQIVVPGMHVTILGALIAAFIIGLIDLFIPTAVR; encoded by the coding sequence ATGAATTGGGTGGGGGCCGTCATTCGATTTATCGTGGCGGCATTAGTCTTGATGTTGTTAGGTTATATCGTGCCCGGTTTTTCCCATCTGTCGTTTTGGTCCGCGTTATTAGCCGCGTTGGTGATTGCGCTGATCGGCTATATCGTAGAAGCGTTGTTCGGTCGCTCCGCTTCACCGTATGGACGCGGAATCGTGGGCTTTTTGGTTTCGGCGGCAGTAATCTATATCGCCCAAATCGTGGTACCCGGCATGCATGTGACGATTTTGGGGGCCCTGATTGCCGCCTTTATCATCGGGTTAATCGATTTGTTCATCCCGACGGCTGTGCGTTGA
- a CDS encoding hypothetical protein (PFAM: Protein of unknown function (DUF3243)), which translates to MANGVPSSFKDLKKRAKERIQQGDHDVKSDIIDMGNAMLQAGVEPKNAQDRLAKNVWQAAGPQDKEMLADMVAQMAKDEAGLSE; encoded by the coding sequence TTGGCTAATGGAGTGCCGTCGTCCTTTAAAGACTTGAAAAAGCGGGCGAAAGAGCGGATTCAGCAAGGCGACCATGATGTGAAGTCCGACATTATCGACATGGGTAATGCCATGTTACAGGCGGGGGTCGAACCAAAAAACGCCCAGGACCGTTTAGCCAAGAACGTGTGGCAAGCGGCCGGCCCGCAGGATAAAGAGATGTTGGCTGATATGGTTGCCCAGATGGCGAAAGACGAGGCTGGCCTGTCCGAGTGA